TTGAAAAGGAAATGTCTTATTACAAGCCGGACCTCGTGATTTTCGCCATCGGCATTAACGATGCCAACGTTGACGTCTTTAACGACAAGGCGTTCCGCGAAGATTACGACATGCTCATCAAGCGCATCCGCAAGGTGAGTCCCAAGACGGCTTTCATTTTCGAAACAAACAACGACTCCTACCGCAAGGTCCGCAAGAAAAAATACGTGCAGCACCCGAACGGTGAAGTCGCACGCAAGGCTTTCTTTATGCTCGCCGACAAGCACAAGGCAGGCGTCTGGGACAAGTTCTCCATCATGGGAGGCTTAGGTTCCATGGCTAAATGGGAAAAGGCGGACCTCGCCAAGAAAGACAAGGTCCACTTCAAGACCGCCGGTTACCAGTTGCTCGGCGACATGTTCTACAAAGCTTTGATGCAGGCATACTTTGACCACATAGCAAGCCTCCCTGCTGAAGCTCCGGTCGTTGCACAGGCAAAACCCGCAGCAACCCCGACTCCAGCCCCAACACCAAAGACAATTCCGGCAGCATCGAGCGTAGCCCCAAAGACGCCAACACCGTCTGCCAAAACAGCTTCGAGCACAGCCACGGCATCTGCTACAGCTCCCGCTGCAGCCCCGGCAAATGCAAAGGCAGCCGCTGCAATTCAAGCTAAGGTCGCAGCCCCCGCTCCAACAGCAGCACCGGCAAAAAAAGAAGTAGCAGCCAAACAGCCTGCCGAAAAAACGGTTGCTCCACCGCAAATGCCAAAGCTAGCCGCCGCAGCTCATAAAGATGTTCCAATGCCTGAAGTTGTAAAACAAACCGCACAACCCGCGCAACCCAAAATTCAAATTCCGCTGAAACCTCAAGCTCAAGCAGCGGAATCGCCGACAACACCAACTCCCAGTGCGACGGACTCCAAATAATTTTCTAATTTACAAGCCCAAAAATCATGCTTGACTATATCATCCCCTACCTGACCCGCACATTCGCGTTTGACCCGAACTCCCCGTTACTCTTCACCCAGTTCTATTTCTGGGGTTTCTTCGCGGTCGTTTTCGCCATCTTCTCGTTAGTCCACAGCAAGCTTTTGCTCCGCAACGCATTCCTGTTTGCGACAAGCTTGTTCTTCTACTACAAGACGAGCGGCAGCTACGTGTGCATCCTCATCTTCTGCGTGATAGCAAACTTCTTCATCGGCAAGTGGATTGAGAAAGCAGAAGAAAAGTGGAAAAAGAAACTCTTGATGATTATAGTCGTGATTATCGACTTGCTGGTGCTCTGCTATTATAAATACTCTTACTTCTTCCTGGATGCACTTTACGACTTTACCGGCATCGAGCTCCACGTGTACAACTTCTTTGCCGCCGCAAGCAATGCAATGTTCAACACGCACTCGCTCGTCGATACGATTATCCTCCCGGTCGGTATTTCGTTCTTCACGTTCCAGGCGATGAGCTACTGCATCGACATTTACCGCGGTAAGATCAAGGCCGTAGACAACATCCTGAACTTCGGCTTTTACCTTTCGTTCTTCCCGCAGCTCGTGGCAGGACCGATTGTGCGTGCTGACAAGTTTGTGCCACAGCTTTACAAGCCGTATTTCCTCCCCCGTCGCGCCTTCGGCATGGCAGTGTTCTGGATTTTGAACGGTCTTGCCAAAAAGATTATCTTGAGCGACTACCTCGCCACAAACTTTGTGGACCGCGTTTTCGATACACCGCTCCTCTTTACCGGCCTTGAAAACCTGATTGCCCTTTTCGCCTATTCTTTACAGGTTTACGCCGACTTCTCGGGTTACACGGACATTGCTATTGGCGTTGCACTTTTGATGGGCTTCCGTCTGCCGCAAAACTTCAACAGCCCGTACAAGGCCAAGAGCCCGACCGAATTCTGGCGCCGTTGGCACATCTCGCTTTCTAGCTGGTGGCGCGATTACTTGTACATCCCCCTTGGCGGTAACAGAAACGCAACCGTCGGCACGTTCTTCTGGATGGGTTTCTTGAGCCTTGTGGCCATTCTCCTTTCTGGCAGCATGTGGGTCGGCATCGCTCTTGGCGTGTTCTTCCTCTACATTGCGATTTTCGCCTACTTCAAGCCGGAATCCCGCAAGACGATTACCACGAACATGAACGCTATGGCAACGCAGATTGTCGGCGGTTGGTGGCATGGCGCTAGCTGGAACTTCATCATCTGGGGCGGTTTGAACGGCTTTGGCCAGGTGTTCAACAAGCTCTGGGTCAAGCGCAGCGCGACTGTCCGCGCATCGATTGCTCTTGGATTCTTTGCACTGAGCGCGATTCTCTACAAGCACTACACAATTCCTATATGCGCCATTACAGCCGTGTGGTTCGGCGTGCTTTTCGTGGGCATCTACTCGACCATCATTTATCACTTGTTCTGCCAAAAACAATTGCCGTGGCTCACGACCGCATGGAATGTGACGCTCACGTTTGTGTTCATCACGTTCACGCGTCTCTTCTTCCGCGCAGGTTCAAACCTCGACCCGGCTGAAGCAAACGAAGTCGCATGGAACACGGCAAAGAACATGGTGCACCAGATGGGTACCGCCTGGCGCTGGGACACGATTCTCCCGATTGCATGGGAACACATCAATATCATACTCGTGTTCATCGCTGGTATGCTTATCCACTGGATTCCGAAGCGCGTGAAATCCCGCTACCGCATCACGTTTGCATCGCTCCCGATTCCGGGAATGGTGGCGGCAACGGCGTTCATCATCTTCGTGATTTACCAGTTCATGAGCGCAGACAGTTGTCCGTTCATTTACTTCCAATTCTAGTTATTGGTCAATGGTTATTAGTCATTAGTCAGTGGTCAATCGTTTGTAGCAATTCAATGTCATCCCGCGAGATTCGCGGGATTTTTTTAAGACAAAATCCGACATTTTGACCATATTTATTGCAATTTGAGCACACGATAGGTTACTCAAATTTACAATAATGTTACACAAAGTTTTCTTGTTAATATCTAGTGAAAAAATATCCCAAATGTAGTGACAAAACGCAAAAAATTGAGTATTATTGAGTCCATATATATAGACCCCCTATTTTTATGAAAATTAAAACTATACTCATTGCAGGAGTCCTGCCACTCGCACTTTTCGCAAAAGATGACGACATGGCGGGAAAAATTGTTCCTCGTCTCGTTGAATCCAGAAGTACAGAATTGAACCAGACTATCGATGGTATCAACGACTTCGCCACAGAAGCCGAAGCCCAAACCGTCGGAAAGTTCGTCATCAACGAAAGCAACTTTACTCATAAAAAATCCAAGTCCCGCAAGGCTAAAGCCGCAGCCAAGGCTGCCCCTGTCGTCAGCGTCAAAGAAGCAGTCACGGCAAATCTCGGGACCGAAGAAGGCATCAATAGCGATAGCCTCGACACTGAAGAAGCCGTACGCGAATATGCCGAAGCAGATGCCGATATCAAGGCAACAACAGACTCCGCTTCCACGGGCGCTCCCGAAAAACTTTTTGTCCTCGACATGACGACTTCCATCATCCCGACGGAAAGTCGCCGCATCGCAGGTCACTATGGTCCGCGCAAGCACCGCATGCATCGCGGTGTAGACCTCGGTCTCTGCCACGGCGAAGACCGCACGATCGTCGCTGCATTTGCAGGCAAGGTCGTCAAGGTTCGCAACCAGGGCCGTCGCAAGGGTTATGGTCGCTACGTGATTTTGGATCACGGCAATGGTCTTACCACGCTTTACGCTCACCTCGAACGCTGGAAGGTCAAGGTTGGCGATGAACTCCAGGCTGGCGATACGATTGGCGTTGGAGGCAACTCAGGCCGCTCGTTCGGCGCCCACTTGCACTTCGAAATGCGCTACAACGGCATCTACATCAATCCTGAAACTGTTTACGATTTCGCCGAAGGCACATTCAGAGATATTTCCGTCACGCTGGATACAGACAAGCTCCAGGAAATCGAAGCCGCCTACCAGAAGGAAATCGGCAAGAGCAAGTTCTATAAAGTTCGTCGTGGCGATTGCCTCGGAAAGATTGCCCACAAGTACGGCACATCTGTCGAACAAATCAAGCGCTTGAACAACCTCAAGTCTGAAAAGATCCGTCCGGGACAAGTGCTCCGCTGCTCATAAGGAAGTAGGAAGTAGACAGAAAGACAACTGCGTAAGGCGAGTGAAGCGCTTATGCTTGCATAGGCATTTCCGAGCCTAGCAGTTGGTACTTTAGCGAAGCTAAAGTACAATGTCGCGCGGGATTGCGCGACTTTTCTATTTCATATGGCAACCAGCAAACTGCGCAGCCGAGAGGGCATCTCCTTTTTAAGCGAAATATTCTTTTCTAATGAGAAGGCTACAACAGCGCACAAGCGGGCTTATTCCTTCGCAATCTTGTCGTAAGCTTGAATCAATTCGCGGTCCATGTCACGACGGTGCGCCGGGGACGCAAACTTGTTAAGCACCTGGCTTTTGTAAATAGTCCAGTTGCGCGAGAACGCAATGTGCATCACAGAAGCAATCAAAAGTCCCGGCAACAGGCTGTAGCTACCCGTCATTTCACAGACCATCACAACGCCTGCAATCGGAGCCTTTGCAGCGCCCGCAAAAAATGACGCCATCCCCACAAGGATGAACATCTCAGGCATGCGAATAACTCCCGGAAACGCAAGTTCGCATATTCCAGCAAACATAGCGCCAATAACGCCACCAATAAATAGCGATGGTCCAAAGACACCGCCCGAACCGCCCGAACCGACCGTAAGAGCGGTCGCCACAATCTTTGCAAGCACGATACCGAGCAAGAGCAAAACGCCCCACAGCGAATGCGGCACAAGCCCCGCCATTAGGTTGTCAATAAAATCAAAGCCGCCACCCGAAACTTCCGGGTACGCAAAAATCAACAGAGAAATGAACGCGCCACCCAACGCAGGCTTGAGCCAAACGGGGATTTTCCACTTGCTAAAACGGCGTTCCGACTCATAGTAAAAGCGCACATACAAATACGAGAATGGGAAACAGAGCACGCCAAGAAGCGCACATGCCAAAAGCTCGACGCCACCCGTAAACGGGAATGCAGGCACGCCACCGATCAAAGGAGCAGTCCCCACAAACGCGACGTAAATCGCAAACGACACCACCGAGGATACGATAGAAGTTGCAAAAGCGTTCGATTCAAAATCCTCGCGGTAAAGCATTTCGACCGATGTGAGCGCTCCCGCGAGCGGAGCCTTGAAAATAGCACCAAGCCCAGCCGCCGTGCCCGCCAGCAAGAACTGTCCACGCATCATGCGCGGCATCTTAAAAAACTTGCAAATCGTGGATGCAATGCCAGAGCCAATCTGCGAAATCGGTCCCTCGTACCCCGCCGAGCCGCCCGTCGCAAGCGTGATAATACTAGCAAAGAACTTGACCGGAGCCACGCGCGCACGAACATTCCCACCTTGATGATGGAAAGAATAAATCATCTTGTCGGTGCCCTGCCCCGCCGTCTCTGGCGCATGCGCCACCTTGTGGATGAAAAGCCCGACAACAAGTCCGCCAATCGCAGGCACCACCGCAAAAGCGTACCACGGCAAAATTCCAAGCGTCCACGGCATGCGAACCCAATCCACAGCGTGGTCAAGCCCCCAATGGAACGCGACAGCGACAAGCCCCGTCACAAAACCGATTACCGCGGCAAGCCCAAGCTTCGGCAAGTAACCGTTCACCACAAGAAGTTTCGCAATTGTACGATGAATCCGCTTCACGCAGCGCAAGATAGAAATTTTAAAAGTGCGCGACAAGGTTTCGCGCACATGTCAAAAACAACGAAAAATCAAGAGATCCTTCGACTCCACGATGTTTCGCTCAGGATGACAAAGCCCCGCAGCTATTTTTCGAGAACCTCGAGCACGAGCTTTTCGAGCATTTCAAAGCTCGGGGCGCCGCTCCAGACGCGCTTGATGTAGCCGTTTGAATCAAGGAGCATGAGCGTCGGGACCGCATGAATCCCGTAACGGCGCCAGAGTCCCTGGTCCGCATCGCGGTAAAGCGGATACGGCGAAGCATGCTGCTTCTTGTAGAACGCAAGGAGCGGCTTGGTCTGTTCAGACGAAATGCCGATGACTTCGAGCCCTTGGCTAGAATACTTGTTGTAGATCTTTTCGAGCACAGGGAGTGTCTGGCGGCAAGGTCCGCACCAAGTTGCCCAGAAATCGAGAAGCGTTGCCTTCGGAGCATCCTTTCTCTTTTCGCCGTTCTTGTAGAAGTTCTTGCCGAATTCAGCCATCTTGCTTCCAATTGCAGAACCCGTAAGGCTAGAAATATCGTCCGGGCGTTCCGTCAGCGTCACCTTCAGCGGGATGCGCTTTCCATCACGGAAAATTTCAATCGCAACCTTCGAACCGACCTTAGCCTTTTTCAGAACGTCCTGTATTTGCGCCACATTGACCAAGTCCTTGCCATCAAAACCGATGACCAAGTCACCCGAAACAATACCGGCCGAGAGGCAGCCCGATTCAGGATGCACGCCAGAAACAAGCAGCGCAAGGTGATTTTCATAGAGGGATTTTTTGTAAATGAGTCCAAGCCACGGTCCCGCAAACGCAGAAGCCGACAAAAGTAAGAGAACACAAATTGCACGAATGATTTTCGACATTTAATCCATCCTATAAATTACTATTTAAAAGAGATAAAAACCGATATTCAAAGCAGCAGTGAAATGAGTTTCACGGCTAAAAAGTTCATCATTCTTATCGACTAGCGCACGCCCCAAGATGTAACTTGCATCCAGCTCGATACGGCACAAAAAACTCGTATTCTTGAAGAACGTAATGTCGCGACCATAACCAAGTGTCAAGCGCGGCGGGAAATAGCTTTTGCCATATCGTTCGAAAGAAATAAACGAAACTCCCAAACGCACAAAATCATCTTCGCGAGTTCCACGGAAAAAGAATCGCCAATCCGAGCCGACTTCAAGATAATCACCAGAGAACAAAGCTACACCAAACAAGTCGAGCGAATGGTGCTTATGGAAGCGATACTCGCCACTCAGCAAAATGCCAGGATGCACGGAGCCCAAGTAATAAACGAGTTCCAGTTCACCCCCAAACGAGAGCGCCGAAAGCGAATCTGACACCGGAGCATTTTCGTAGGGTTGCTCGATAAAGTATCCAGCGAAAGAATGGACACTCACAAGCAAAAGCGCAACGAGGAATATTTTAACGCTCCGGAACTTCAATGTTCGTTAGCCCTTCGGGTTCTTAGCGTCGTAATCGGCGAGAGACTTGAAACCGTCTTTCGAGAGAGCTTCTTCAAGTTCCTTGCGCATCGCATGGGCAGCCATCCAGCGGAAAGCCACCACAGAATAGCACTGCACCGCATCGACACCGAGCTTGATGAGGTCATAAATCTTGTAGCCGTGGTCTATGCCACCGCAAGCAATCACGCTCATCTGCGGGTAATGTTCACGAATAAACTTGACATTACGCACCGTATTTTCGTAAAGCGGGCGACCAGACATGCCACCGCGATCGTTATCAGCACGGAGCGGCGTCAAATCGTCGTACTTCACATGGACAGGGAGATCCGTAACTTTCTTTGTCGGGTACGTGTTGCCCATGACAACGCCGTTCACGCCCACCTTCACCAGCATATCCATGATGGTCGCCGTGTGATTTTCGGGCATATCCGGGCTGAGTTTTGCATAAATGGCCTTGCGGACTGGCTGTTTATTGCGATAATCCGTGATGGCGGTAAAAATCTTATTGACAAGCGTCATGTCCAAATCGAGGCGGTTCTCCCCCGTATTCGGGCAGCTCAAGTTGATTTCAACGTAATCAGCCACGCGGTAAGCGATAGAGAAACTTTCGACGATGTCCTGGAGCTTTTCGTTTTCGTCCGTGATGCCCGGCGTTTCGGCAACAGAGATGCCCACGCACATGCCTGCCCTGTGAGCTGCAGTAATCTGGGTATCCACGCGACGAGTCACCGCATCGACGCCATCGTTGTTAAGACCCATGCTGTTATGAATCGCACGGTCATTCTCGATAAAACCGATACGCGGTCTGTGCGTGTTTCCTTCGCGGACGTGGCGAGTGGCAGTTCCCACTGAGATGCCGCCAAAACCCATGTTGGCAAAATCGCAAATGCGCTTCGCCGTCTTGTTTGCACCAGCCGCGAGCATAATTGGGCAACCGAAATGGAGCGGATTCGAACCATCCGCAAACGTTACCACGCGATTCAGAGTCTTGCTCAAGT
This is a stretch of genomic DNA from Fibrobacter sp. UWB13. It encodes these proteins:
- a CDS encoding MBOAT family protein encodes the protein MLDYIIPYLTRTFAFDPNSPLLFTQFYFWGFFAVVFAIFSLVHSKLLLRNAFLFATSLFFYYKTSGSYVCILIFCVIANFFIGKWIEKAEEKWKKKLLMIIVVIIDLLVLCYYKYSYFFLDALYDFTGIELHVYNFFAAASNAMFNTHSLVDTIILPVGISFFTFQAMSYCIDIYRGKIKAVDNILNFGFYLSFFPQLVAGPIVRADKFVPQLYKPYFLPRRAFGMAVFWILNGLAKKIILSDYLATNFVDRVFDTPLLFTGLENLIALFAYSLQVYADFSGYTDIAIGVALLMGFRLPQNFNSPYKAKSPTEFWRRWHISLSSWWRDYLYIPLGGNRNATVGTFFWMGFLSLVAILLSGSMWVGIALGVFFLYIAIFAYFKPESRKTITTNMNAMATQIVGGWWHGASWNFIIWGGLNGFGQVFNKLWVKRSATVRASIALGFFALSAILYKHYTIPICAITAVWFGVLFVGIYSTIIYHLFCQKQLPWLTTAWNVTLTFVFITFTRLFFRAGSNLDPAEANEVAWNTAKNMVHQMGTAWRWDTILPIAWEHINIILVFIAGMLIHWIPKRVKSRYRITFASLPIPGMVAATAFIIFVIYQFMSADSCPFIYFQF
- a CDS encoding dihydroorotate oxidase, which encodes MSNNCINHEYYMRPSDRVLALIRRIFHNNPEFRHDSLKHVARFAPIIPFMGGRPDLSKTLNRVVTFADGSNPLHFGCPIMLAAGANKTAKRICDFANMGFGGISVGTATRHVREGNTHRPRIGFIENDRAIHNSMGLNNDGVDAVTRRVDTQITAAHRAGMCVGISVAETPGITDENEKLQDIVESFSIAYRVADYVEINLSCPNTGENRLDLDMTLVNKIFTAITDYRNKQPVRKAIYAKLSPDMPENHTATIMDMLVKVGVNGVVMGNTYPTKKVTDLPVHVKYDDLTPLRADNDRGGMSGRPLYENTVRNVKFIREHYPQMSVIACGGIDHGYKIYDLIKLGVDAVQCYSVVAFRWMAAHAMRKELEEALSKDGFKSLADYDAKNPKG
- a CDS encoding thioredoxin-like domain-containing protein, which gives rise to MSKIIRAICVLLLLSASAFAGPWLGLIYKKSLYENHLALLVSGVHPESGCLSAGIVSGDLVIGFDGKDLVNVAQIQDVLKKAKVGSKVAIEIFRDGKRIPLKVTLTERPDDISSLTGSAIGSKMAEFGKNFYKNGEKRKDAPKATLLDFWATWCGPCRQTLPVLEKIYNKYSSQGLEVIGISSEQTKPLLAFYKKQHASPYPLYRDADQGLWRRYGIHAVPTLMLLDSNGYIKRVWSGAPSFEMLEKLVLEVLEK
- a CDS encoding chloride channel protein, translated to MKRIHRTIAKLLVVNGYLPKLGLAAVIGFVTGLVAVAFHWGLDHAVDWVRMPWTLGILPWYAFAVVPAIGGLVVGLFIHKVAHAPETAGQGTDKMIYSFHHQGGNVRARVAPVKFFASIITLATGGSAGYEGPISQIGSGIASTICKFFKMPRMMRGQFLLAGTAAGLGAIFKAPLAGALTSVEMLYREDFESNAFATSIVSSVVSFAIYVAFVGTAPLIGGVPAFPFTGGVELLACALLGVLCFPFSYLYVRFYYESERRFSKWKIPVWLKPALGGAFISLLIFAYPEVSGGGFDFIDNLMAGLVPHSLWGVLLLLGIVLAKIVATALTVGSGGSGGVFGPSLFIGGVIGAMFAGICELAFPGVIRMPEMFILVGMASFFAGAAKAPIAGVVMVCEMTGSYSLLPGLLIASVMHIAFSRNWTIYKSQVLNKFASPAHRRDMDRELIQAYDKIAKE
- a CDS encoding peptidoglycan DD-metalloendopeptidase family protein — translated: MKIKTILIAGVLPLALFAKDDDMAGKIVPRLVESRSTELNQTIDGINDFATEAEAQTVGKFVINESNFTHKKSKSRKAKAAAKAAPVVSVKEAVTANLGTEEGINSDSLDTEEAVREYAEADADIKATTDSASTGAPEKLFVLDMTTSIIPTESRRIAGHYGPRKHRMHRGVDLGLCHGEDRTIVAAFAGKVVKVRNQGRRKGYGRYVILDHGNGLTTLYAHLERWKVKVGDELQAGDTIGVGGNSGRSFGAHLHFEMRYNGIYINPETVYDFAEGTFRDISVTLDTDKLQEIEAAYQKEIGKSKFYKVRRGDCLGKIAHKYGTSVEQIKRLNNLKSEKIRPGQVLRCS